CAAATTGCACTCGGTTCGTTTCTCTTATGAgtttcaaaaatgtttcaaaaagtAGTTGTATATAAAGTTCTATATAATAACATCACTAATGGAAGAATCCAAATTGAACTCTTCTCCTTCGTTTTTCACATTTTGAAGAATGGAGTATTTGGCATAGATCGATATGTTTGATAACAGTATTGGCCAACTTAATTTATGCTGAGGATATGAACTATTGCTCTCTGGATATTATCTGAACTCGCAATCATTTTATTACCCAGATCTGCCACTGGATTTCTGTTGTCTTGCAACATTCTTGCTGCAACAATGTAAACTCATTTATGGGTCacattgaattcaaattgctGCGTTTATGGGTCGTTTTGGCCCTAAGccaacataaaaaataaacctagcttggaagaaaaaaatgtaaaaaaaaaccggCCTAATATTTAACTTATGGGCATTCTCTCTTAACCATTTTGCTACTGTTAtttaccaaaataaaaaacatgaaaaaaaatgtgaaccagttttgttgttgttgttgatcgTGGTAGGCCTCTATTCAGTAAAACAACACAATTTTCGCTGTCTATGTAATTTGCATTTctgttatttctttttcttgttgttattgtttttttttttgtgtttttgttgttgttgttgtcgttgttgtttttggtctgCAAATTGTCGTAGCCAGCGGGCACAAGTCGGTGCGGCAAAACATCAAAAGCCTATATAAACATTGATTGAAGATTTCTTTACGATTTCTGAATGGTTGGTTATTTATGCAGAGGCAGCAGGCAGCAACAGCGACAGAGCCAAtgggagggagagagagaaacagtGAGAGGGGGGAGATAGAGTGACAGAGATGGCGACAGAACTGACAGACTGACTGACACACTGAGACACTAAAATCGTTGCCCAtgggttgttgttgttgttgtcgtcgttgttgtaTCATTTACAAATTGCTGGAAAATGGCTtaaaaatcagaaaaaaaacaaaaaaaattttgccatATAGCTCAATTGATTGAtgtacacaaacacacacacacacagcataAATCTCtagttgtgtgtgtttaaCCTTAAGTTCAAAGCCAAGAACAgacgatgataatgatgacgTCGCTGCCCgctgcctgctgcctgctgcgtgctgccgctgctgctgctgattaCTACACGTCAGCGGCCATGACAatgtgaaattgaaattttgtttgacTGGGCGTATGATTAACAACaatttcttgccatgtttgacTAAATActttgccaacaacaacagcagcaataacaacaagaataataagaagaagaagcgtACCATAGACACAAGAAAAAGACGAAGTGGAAGAGGAAGAGGAAGAAGAAtaagttaacaaaaaaaaaaaacaaaaacaaaaaaagaaaaaaaccgaaacgaaacgaaatgacGACGAAACGAAAGGCGGCAAAAATTTCTTTGATCTTATCGTAAAGCTTCTTGCTCGCATTTTGATCAAAAGCAAGTTTTTCCgccaaaatacaaaaacaaaaacagcagTTAGCAGAGAGACACAAACAGCAAGACAgcaggagagagagagagagagagagaaccgACCACAAGAGAATAAATAAGTTAGCTCAAGTGGGAGAGGAGAGCAAAAGATTAAACAGAGCTTGAGAGccagcgagagagagagagggagagctGAAATTTTAGTTGTGTTATCAACTGAATtaacttgtttgtttttcgCACTTGCAGACGCAGACGCTAATGACGACGTCAACGTCAACGTCAACAACGACGACGCAGCGGCAGCACCTGTTAACGGGAATATTGCTGTTACTTATGCTGCCGCATGCCAATGCTGTccctgccgctgccgctgccgctgctagCAGTGCTGCTTCTACTTCGTCAGCTTCTTCAATTTCATCTTCGGCTGTCGTCGCCGGTAGCCGCCGCCCCATCGATGATCCCTTTGCCAGCGTTGCTAGCCTTAGTCTTGAAACGGAATCGGAACAAACGGAAACGAAttcgctgctgctgcagcatcAGCGTGTTCCATCCATGGAGACCAGCATGAACATGATACAAAGGAATTACATGATCATGCATCCGGTGGGCCAAAACGATGATCACAGTCGATCACTGAAACGCGCGCCATTAACCAATTCGAGCATTGTATGCAACGATGGCACTCATGCTGGCTATTATCTACGCAAGCACCCCAATTCAAAGAAATGGATCGTATTCCTAGAGGGCGGCTGGCATTGTTATGATGTGCGTTCGTGTCGGGCACGTTGGATGCGTTTGCGTCATCTGATGACCTCCTCCCAATGGCCCGAGACCCGGGATGGTAAGCCTCTGCACACTAAATCCTCTCCACATAGCATTCTCTAACGCCATCTTTTCTTACTTGCAGTTGGTGGCATTTTATCACCTCATCCGGAGGAGAATCCCTATTGGCATAATGCCAATCATGTATTAATACCCTATTGTAGTAGTGATTCATGGTCAGGCACTCGCACCGAACCGGATAAACGTGACCGGGAGAATAGTTGGCGTTTCATGGGTGCCTTGATATTGCGACAAGTTATTGCCGATTTGATACCCGTTGGCTTGGGTCGTGTGCCTGGGGGAGAACTATTGCTGGTTGGCTCATCGGCTGGCGGATTGGGTGTTATGCTCAATTTAGATCGTATACGTGATTTTTTGGTCAATGAACGCAAACTTCAAGTCACTGTGCGTGGTGTTAGTGATTCGGGTTGGTTTTTGGATCGCGAACCCTATACACCGGCAGCGGTGGCCTCCAGTGAGGCTGTGCGTCAGGGCTGGAAACTCTGGCAAGGTCTGTTACCCGAAGATTGCACCAAGGCACATCCCACAGAGCCATGGCGTTGTTATTTTGGCTATCGTCTATATCCCACGCTAAAGAGTAagttcaatttttgttgttttttgtgtttgaaaAGACTAAATTGTTTCTGCTCTCCTTGCAGCTCCCTTGTTTGTCTTTCAATGGCTCTTCGATGAGGCACAAATGCGTGCCGATAATGTTGGTGCTCCAGTGACGCCCCAGCAATGGAATTACATTCATGATATGGGCGGAGCATTACGTTCCTCATTGGATAATGTGACAGCTGTCTTTGCTCCCAGTTGCATTGGTCATGCTGTTCTATCGAAACGCGATTGGGTCAATATTAAAATCGATGACATCTCATTGCCATCGGCTTTACGTTGCTGGGAGCATTCTACACGTCGCAAGCGTCACGATAAACTAAAGCGTTCTACCGAGGCAACCACAAgcctgcagcagcaacagcaacagcatcgGGTGCAACATCGAGAACAGAAGCTACACAACATGCAACATGCAAATAACCAAAGACATCAGCGACATCGTCAACGTGCCGAGAAGCACAATAATGTGGCGAGTTCCTCCTCATCGTCTTCATTGTCATTATCGTCGGTGGCAGCCGCCCCAGATTCAGCGGTAGTGGCGCCCCAAGAGTCTAAGCCACGCAAACACAATCATTTGACCAAGGAGGAGCGTGAGGAGAGAAAACGCTTGCGTCAGGAGCAACGTCAGAGGCGGCGCCGTAAGCAGCGACAGCAGAGACGACGCCAACATCAGAAGCATGAAAATGAAGCTCAATcgggaggaggaggagcaggaaGTGGAGGCCATAAGGCTAAATTGAGTCTTAGCAAAGAGCAGCGCAAACAACGGCGAcgtcaacaacagcaaaagcaagGAAATGGTCATCCAGAGACCACTGAAAACGGACAAAAGCGACGTCTATCTAATAATGCCTCCTCCTCCGCATCTGCCTCCTCCACAAGTACCTTATCAAGCTCCTCTGGCTCCATGGGTATTGcctcatcgtcgtcatcatcatcatcctcctcAACATCCACATCCAAATCTAGTGATCTCTCATCGCCAAATGGCAGATCAAAGAAACGTCAACGTGTGCCTAGAGTCCCAGAGAAATGTGCTTTACGTTTGCTAGAGCGTTGCAGTTGGCCGCAATGCAATCATTCCTGTCCCACATTAACCAATCCACTGACAGGTGAAGAGATGCGTTTCCTTGAGCTGCTCACCTCCTTCGGTTTGGATATTGaggcagtggcagcggcgctTGGCGTCGATATGCATACCCTCAACAATATGGAACGTACCGAGCTGGTCAATCTATTGACTCAGCAGGTGAGCTGAACTGTATATAGTTGGCCTCgtctgtgtatgtatatatatatatatatctatctgtatagattataagtaagaACAGAGTcaatttgtatataaaaaaaaacccccatCAATTCTTACCCCTTAAAATGGAGCTTAAaactcgaaaaaaaaactaaaaaaagaaaaaaaaatcctccaactaaacaaaacagaaaaaaacacaaaccaaGAAAAGACATGCAACTAGTACCCCAGTAATTAAGCAGAATGTATTTATAACTTAATTTTTTACGccgtatatgtatttagtttaaGGCAATGAATCGTAATGAACCCCAAAAAAATACCAAACTTTGGATCATAGGCGGTTGTGGGATTATATAGAGTGTCTTTGAACTCtgtacctatatatacatatatttattcgcattcaaaatcaaattaccagcggaaagaaaacaaaaaaaaaaaaaaaaactaaacacaaATGCAACCAACAAGACTGTTTTacgttcatttttttttaactctattttttttttcttaatttaatTAGTTCTTACAATTGATGGTATACttaatgtgtatgtgtaattTATTTAGTTAGTCCTTTACGTTATTtgtactactactactacaaagaaacaacaaaaaacaaaatagtaaTTCAAGTCTAGACTGTTCACAGCGCAAAACATTTATTGtgtcgtttttgtttgttttttttttctttttattttattttaccttttttatatattagaaatttttatttaatttttttttttttttttttgagagagaaaatattttatcacttattttttgtttttgtgaccTACCTCAGATCCGTAAGACAAGCAAGAAAAATCAAGTAAATTGTTTAATCAGCTGcctttaaagtttaaacattATCATATCATTGCGTACCTGtgcaaacaaaaaggaaatcaAATATTTACAACCGCATTCCGttcaaaaaatacaaaacttaacaaacaaacaaaaaaaagaaaagaaagaaacgcTGCATCTAAATCTACAACTAATACTACTTAAATTGTGTAAACTAAGTGACAGAGACATAGTAAGAGAGAAAGATGGGAGGAGAGAGCATATGAACAACTCGAATAATTTAGTTGAAATAGAACAagaggaaaatgaaaaataatgtttgatAAACTACTTTGTAATTAGATAATTAATTagttattttgtttaatttagaCTGTACAGTTAATGGTTGaagtttatataaatatatatatatataaattatatatagtaGCTATGCCTAAGAATTGCTATCTGCTATCCCAGAGTTAAGCAATATTCACTCGCCAAGCATCTAACTAACATTATTCGCATTGTTATTcactttaatttaaaaaaaaaaacaaaaacactcaACTCAACCGAAGAAAAGAAATTAGCATGaaaaaatcaatcaatcaaacaATCGACCGATCAGCCAATCAACCAACAAATAAACaagaaaatcattttatttatgaatCATAAATGAATcgttttttattctattttaatttaaattactgTCATTAAGGGGaacccatatacatatatacatgcatatatatatatctatatatgtatatagaaacaTTTCCAATCTTACTTATTACAGGTTCTTCAGTttagttcatatagccatgtccatctttCTGTCTGGCTCATTGGAAAATCTGTatctctatatcaaagtcgaatatttaatccataattttttttagttgttatGCAAATCGGAAAAAGAACTgagaattcaaaaattatttatagacGGTTGTTTAAAGATCAAAGTAATGATgggtatatttatttcataTCTAGATTTAGGATTTAAGCGTGGTGCTTTAATGCAATAGTggtgctttttttttgcataaactACAATTTAAAAGCTAGAGATCTGAAATTTCGCCAGaacatgatttttttttgcatctCGATCTCGGTTCTATATACAATATTATATAACAATAGGCAaaagcatacttttaggctgattttgttgttcttttaaaatatttaggaaaaattgtaataataaaaacatgaATCTAGTTCACCCATCCAGTAGGACAGAATTTCTTACCTATAATTTTGGTTAAATTACGAAATATGTATGGAAAATTGGGCAAAAAGtattaataaaatgttttaaagcGACGTCTAGAggaaatattttcataattaCTTTTCGGCCAACTTCTGACATTTTCTACTTTTTAATACACAAACACCTTAAATAGATTTTTATAACCTTGCAAGAAGAGTATATTAagtttggtcagaagtgtgcaacgcatagaaggaagcatctccggccatataaagtatatatattcttgatcagcacgacgagacgagttcaaatagccatgtccgtccgtccgtccgtccgtccgtccgtccgtccgtccgtctggatcaacgcaaactcctcctagaccgttggagctacagagctgaaattttgcatgtaggctggTTCCCGTTGGGGTTAGCCGCTGATAGGATCCAACTCAACAGATGAATAATTAGGTAGATAAGGTCGAGATATGGTTAAGTATCTAGATCATTATGAAAGATTATGATTATGTATGTGtgatataaacataaatatgaCCACAAAGATTTGAAATGTCGTTGCCATTCACTTTCAAGTTTCCAAGTTGAATTCTCAATACTCGTTCAGATTTCAATATGACaaaataaccagagggccggggctaacttcgaccgcgtcaaagtttgtatacccttgcaacttttttagtaactctttccttttcaaagtggaaaaactttttatctaaaaaggctaatgtttgcgaaagaacggcctacaatcttggCATAGGAAATatcgaagatattgatcaaagtcactgttttcaaccgatcgttcctatgggagctatttgatatagtcacccgatcttgatcttgaaatttggcatagtcgtttatatgtaaaataaactcatcaatattaaatttcacgacaatagctcagaaaataacgaagttattgagaaaagtcactgttcgtgactttagcgtttgtatgggagctatatgatatagtggtccgatccggctgaatccgagatatacaacgcctgcagtatatacaagcctacatgcaaaatttcaactctgtagctcttgcggtctaggaggagtttgcgttgatccagacggacagacggacggacggacggacggacgaacggacggacggacatggctatatgaactcgtctcgtcatgctgatcaagaatatatatactttatatggtcggagatgcttccttctatgcgttgcacacttctgaccaaaattaatataccctttttgcaagggtataaaaagagaaaaacacccgcaagtatgcaataaaattttcaaatttatttcaatcgTTAAGTTTTTGTGGAACATAATTCTTGGGATCAGATCAATTGTCGACGTTAACGCCTGCATTTCTGTTGGCAATCAGCCTGGGAACAGTACCGATTGTTGTTGCCACCGCAACCCCTGTAGCTCATTCTGTTGCATCTACGGGCACCAGATTCGTACCACCACATTTCATTCATTGCAGTAAAACGGCAGGTGAAGATATTATTATTACCCTCATCACGGCCGCCAGTGCAAACCTGGAAGACTGCAAGTATGGGAATTATTTCAAATGTTACGGAACAATGAGACTTGTCTTGGCTTACCAGGACGTCCAACGCAAACATTTTGAGCCTGGCTGTGGGCCACATAGAGAGCAAGGCAAACCAAAGTCAAAAGGAACttcatgttgtttttttgagagttttgggtttctttttgttgttagcTGGTTAGTTAAGCTCGAATGGAACTGATAGCGGAAGTGAAATTGATTGGCAGCTTATATACACACCAAGACagcaaagcaaacaaaaggGCTGGACTAGGTGACCCAATATTTACATAGTGGTTATTCGCAAGCATTGATTAAATCAAACAATAGTTAAAACATAAAACCATTTAGCCAGCCATCCCTTTCCTTTCCAGACACAGTCGAAACATGTGTCTGGCACATTCTTTATAAGGCCATGTTCTAGAAATGAAACGAATCAAAATTTTTACGCTACTGGCCACGTGCAGTTGCTATTATTCGTCTtgtcttattttttgttctccCTTGTTTTTTGAATGAACTTCTTTGGCATATTATGGTTCTTGATGGCCCTAATACTTTTGGCCACATCTGTTGCAATGGGACAACAACGACCAGCCACATGCAAAGGAAAGCCAGGTGGGTTAGCATTTATTTGATCCATTTGTTTTGATCCTCTATTCTAATGGATCACAATTGACCATCTAGGACAACCAAGATGTGATGGCCCCTTGGATGCTGGAAATAAACGCAAATCAAGATGCCGCAAACAAGCCAACAAATCAATGTGGTATTACAATGCGGCAATGAATAGAACTTGCATTCAGTTGGACTATAAAGGATGCGGTGGCAATGCCAATCGATGGTGTACCAAACAAGAATGTGAGACCAATTGCAGGCGTTAATCACACATAATCTTATAAGTACATAATCGATACGTTAAAATAtacattaattaatttaaaatatatatgcattgtTATGGACATAAACAATAAGCAGCTGGCATTGTTGGCCCGAGAACCGAGATGGTAAGTCATTGCACACTAAAACCTCTGCAAATGGTATTCTCTAATGCCATCTTTTCTTACTTGCAGTTGGTGGCATATTATCACCTTATCCGGAGGAGAATCTCTACTCGCATAATGCCAATCATGTATTAATACCCTATTGTAGTAGTGATTCATGGTCAGTCCCTCGTACCGATCCGGATAAGCCCGCGACTcggtgatacgtgtttttgtttttgtggttaCATTAAGAGTTAGTTGTGAGGGCTTTCTGCACTTTAACCGTTGTATCAGAACTGGTCAATTTGGTGcctttgaaattttatatcttccatttttaaattaattaaagatgCTTATAAAATggtcaaggagtctattgctaaaggtggtggcttaatgtaaggatgtgatgcttgccgtgAGGTCGCGAATGAAATGTGGACATTTATGAGGCGGACTGGAGATAGCTCAAAAACTTTGAGGGCTGGCTttataaactccaagcgggaCTTTCTGcgggtggagactcagtttagaagcttatcgcttatgaataaGTCTGCAAAACGCAAAAGGACCAGCCCTTTGGAGGCGTCTTTTCTCGTCACCGACCGATCTTCACCCAATTttcagcaattgatatcgttttaAAGACCATTGGTGAATCGGGTCAG
The sequence above is a segment of the Drosophila willistoni isolate 14030-0811.24 chromosome XR unlocalized genomic scaffold, UCI_dwil_1.1 Seg143, whole genome shotgun sequence genome. Coding sequences within it:
- the LOC6646466 gene encoding male accessory gland serine protease inhibitor encodes the protein MKFLLTLVCLALYVAHSQAQNVCVGRPVFQVCTGGRDEGNNNIFTCRFTAMNEMWWYESGARRCNRMSYRGCGGNNNRYCSQADCQQKCRR
- the LOC6646526 gene encoding palmitoleoyl-protein carboxylesterase NOTUM: MAAEQMRNMPEICEKEATNKWIKYTNKIKQTQTLMTTSTSTSTTTTQRQHLLTGILLLLMLPHANAVPAAAAAAASSAASTSSASSISSSAVVAGSRRPIDDPFASVASLSLETESEQTETNSLLLQHQRVPSMETSMNMIQRNYMIMHPVGQNDDHSRSLKRAPLTNSSIVCNDGTHAGYYLRKHPNSKKWIVFLEGGWHCYDVRSCRARWMRLRHLMTSSQWPETRDVGGILSPHPEENPYWHNANHVLIPYCSSDSWSGTRTEPDKRDRENSWRFMGALILRQVIADLIPVGLGRVPGGELLLVGSSAGGLGVMLNLDRIRDFLVNERKLQVTVRGVSDSGWFLDREPYTPAAVASSEAVRQGWKLWQGLLPEDCTKAHPTEPWRCYFGYRLYPTLKTPLFVFQWLFDEAQMRADNVGAPVTPQQWNYIHDMGGALRSSLDNVTAVFAPSCIGHAVLSKRDWVNIKIDDISLPSALRCWEHSTRRKRHDKLKRSTEATTSLQQQQQQHRVQHREQKLHNMQHANNQRHQRHRQRAEKHNNVASSSSSSSLSLSSVAAAPDSAVVAPQESKPRKHNHLTKEEREERKRLRQEQRQRRRRKQRQQRRRQHQKHENEAQSGGGGAGSGGHKAKLSLSKEQRKQRRRQQQQKQGNGHPETTENGQKRRLSNNASSSASASSTSTLSSSSGSMGIASSSSSSSSSSTSTSKSSDLSSPNGRSKKRQRVPRVPEKCALRLLERCSWPQCNHSCPTLTNPLTGEEMRFLELLTSFGLDIEAVAAALGVDMHTLNNMERTELVNLLTQQVS